From the Desulfitibacter alkalitolerans DSM 16504 genome, one window contains:
- the hisH gene encoding imidazole glycerol phosphate synthase subunit HisH: protein MITIIDYGMGNLRSVQKSLEGVGYKAEITSDPEKVAAASGIILPGVGAFADAIENLKTSGMVDAIMHVVKEGKPLLGICLGMQLLMTVSEENGFYDGLGIIEGQVLKIPSIVKVPHMGWNSITIKRDHKLISGVKNNSYFYFVHSYYVKPDNEEYAAASTHYGIDYCSIIARDNVMGIQFHPEKSSSLGQKILRNFGEMI from the coding sequence ATGATTACAATAATAGATTACGGTATGGGAAACTTAAGAAGCGTCCAAAAAAGCCTGGAAGGCGTAGGTTATAAAGCTGAGATTACTTCTGATCCTGAAAAGGTTGCAGCAGCTTCAGGTATTATATTGCCTGGAGTCGGTGCCTTTGCCGATGCCATTGAGAACCTTAAAACCAGTGGAATGGTTGATGCTATTATGCATGTGGTTAAAGAGGGGAAGCCCTTGCTGGGCATCTGCCTTGGAATGCAGCTGCTTATGACAGTTAGTGAAGAAAATGGTTTCTATGATGGACTAGGAATAATAGAAGGACAGGTTTTAAAGATACCCTCCATAGTAAAAGTCCCTCATATGGGCTGGAACTCCATTACAATAAAAAGGGACCATAAGCTGATATCTGGAGTTAAAAATAACAGCTATTTTTATTTTGTCCATTCCTATTATGTTAAACCAGATAACGAAGAATATGCTGCAGCCTCTACCCATTATGGAATTGATTACTGCTCTATTATAGCAAGGGACAATGTTATGGGAATCCAGTTCCACCCTGAAAAGAGCAGTTCCCTTGGACAGAAAATACTTAGAAACTTCGGGGAGATGATATAA
- the hisB gene encoding imidazoleglycerol-phosphate dehydratase HisB, which produces MDRTGTIERLTGETDIKVKICLEGQGLLTGTAGMGFFDHMLELFARHSGCNMEISAVGDLHVDFHHLIEDLGICIGKALKEALGDKKGIKRYGTSYVPMDDALVRVVVDFSGRPYLAYRVCGLKERVGDFDTELVEEFLRALSVNGGITMHVDKLAGHNTHHIIEGIFKALARSMSAAWEINEGQASVLSTKGILE; this is translated from the coding sequence ATGGACCGTACAGGAACTATTGAAAGACTAACTGGTGAAACAGATATTAAAGTGAAAATATGTCTGGAAGGACAGGGTTTATTAACTGGAACAGCTGGCATGGGTTTTTTTGATCATATGCTTGAACTCTTTGCCCGGCATAGTGGCTGCAATATGGAAATATCTGCAGTTGGGGATTTGCACGTTGATTTTCACCACCTCATTGAAGATCTAGGTATATGTATTGGCAAGGCACTTAAAGAAGCCCTGGGTGACAAAAAGGGTATTAAGAGATATGGAACCAGCTATGTGCCAATGGATGATGCCCTTGTAAGGGTGGTGGTGGATTTTAGCGGAAGGCCATACCTGGCCTATAGGGTATGTGGACTAAAAGAAAGGGTAGGTGATTTTGATACTGAACTTGTTGAAGAATTTCTGCGTGCCCTTTCGGTTAATGGCGGCATAACCATGCATGTGGATAAGCTTGCTGGGCATAATACCCATCACATTATTGAAGGAATATTTAAAGCATTAGCCCGCAGTATGAGTGCTGCATGGGAAATAAATGAAGGTCAAGCTTCTGTTCTATCCACTAAAGGAATTCTAGAGTAG
- the hisD gene encoding histidinol dehydrogenase produces the protein MLRILTLEELQELMQQKRSDENKFMSDVDAILQDVKDNGIDAVLKYTERFDGIKLTREALKVSEEEFLDAYKKVGESYIENINMAAARIQDFHEKQKRVSWLEKDRDGNLLGQIYNPVERAGIYVPGGTAAYPSSVLMNAIPAQVAGVKDIIMVTPPARDGTVNPYTLVAAKEVGVTAVYKVGGAQAIGLLAYGDRDFQPVDKITGPGNIFVTLAKKLVYGVVDIDMLAGPSEILIIADKNANPRYIAADLLSQAEHDTLASSILVTPSELLIEEVQKELKLQLAGLSRNEIAAKSLIDYGAVVLAQDIDEAVNVSNAYAPEHLELLVDNPFDILSRIKNAGSIFVGAYSPEPVGDYFAGPNHILPTGGTARFYSPVTVDTFIKKSSVIYYTEANLKQWGQRIIDLAEIEGLDAHANSVRVRLE, from the coding sequence ATGTTAAGAATTCTTACATTAGAAGAGCTGCAAGAATTAATGCAGCAAAAAAGAAGTGATGAAAATAAATTCATGTCGGATGTGGACGCTATTTTGCAGGATGTAAAAGATAATGGAATAGATGCAGTGCTTAAATATACTGAAAGGTTTGATGGTATCAAGCTGACAAGGGAAGCATTAAAGGTTTCAGAGGAAGAATTCCTTGATGCCTATAAAAAAGTAGGAGAGAGCTATATAGAAAATATTAATATGGCTGCCGCTAGAATTCAAGATTTCCATGAAAAGCAAAAACGGGTATCCTGGCTGGAAAAGGATAGGGATGGAAATTTGTTGGGGCAGATATATAATCCAGTTGAGAGGGCAGGCATCTATGTGCCAGGGGGTACTGCAGCCTACCCTTCATCAGTATTAATGAATGCTATTCCAGCTCAGGTTGCAGGAGTAAAGGATATCATCATGGTAACACCACCTGCCAGGGATGGAACAGTAAATCCCTATACCCTGGTAGCAGCAAAAGAGGTAGGTGTAACTGCTGTATACAAGGTTGGGGGTGCACAGGCCATTGGGCTTCTGGCATATGGAGACAGGGATTTTCAGCCAGTTGACAAGATTACTGGTCCTGGGAATATTTTTGTTACCCTGGCCAAGAAGCTTGTATATGGCGTGGTTGATATAGACATGCTGGCAGGGCCTAGTGAGATTTTGATAATTGCTGATAAAAATGCAAATCCTCGTTATATAGCTGCCGATTTATTGTCCCAGGCAGAGCACGACACCCTGGCCTCCTCAATATTAGTTACACCAAGTGAGCTGTTAATAGAAGAAGTCCAAAAAGAGCTGAAGCTGCAGCTGGCAGGGCTATCCCGTAATGAAATAGCGGCAAAATCCCTCATTGATTATGGAGCAGTAGTCTTGGCTCAGGATATAGATGAAGCTGTTAATGTATCTAATGCCTATGCACCAGAGCATTTGGAGCTCCTGGTAGATAACCCCTTTGATATTCTCAGCAGAATTAAAAATGCCGGCTCAATATTTGTAGGAGCTTACAGTCCTGAGCCTGTAGGAGATTACTTTGCAGGCCCAAATCATATTCTGCCCACAGGGGGTACAGCAAGGTTCTATTCACCTGTTACAGTGGATACATTCATTAAAAAGAGCAGTGTTATTTACTATACTGAAGCTAATTTAAAGCAATGGGGTCAAAGGATAATAGATCTGGCTGAAATAGAGGGCTTGGATGCCCATGCTAATTCAGTTAGGGTTAGATTAGAATAG
- the hisG gene encoding ATP phosphoribosyltransferase, with protein MGTHKEELIIALPKGKLGQGALDIFSKVGYPSENVDTESRKLVYEFPLEKVKYLICRPTDIPTYVEYGAADIGIVGKDSLEESGADVFELVDLGFGYCRFVVAAPQGVVEGIRDARGCFDLAFFNNARVATKFPQVARNYFREKGIQVEVLKLHGNIELAPTVGLADLIVDIVSTGRTLKENNLIAVEEMFEATARLIANRVSYRIKNAIIQDLAAKCYEQVNKRSQ; from the coding sequence ATGGGTACACATAAAGAGGAGTTAATAATTGCCTTGCCAAAGGGTAAGCTTGGTCAAGGGGCATTAGATATTTTTTCAAAGGTTGGTTATCCGTCAGAAAATGTTGATACAGAGTCTAGAAAGCTGGTATATGAATTTCCATTGGAAAAAGTTAAATACCTTATTTGCCGTCCAACTGATATTCCAACCTATGTTGAATATGGTGCGGCAGATATAGGAATAGTGGGCAAGGATTCTCTGGAGGAATCTGGAGCAGATGTATTTGAACTGGTTGACTTGGGCTTTGGGTACTGTAGATTTGTCGTTGCAGCACCACAAGGAGTAGTTGAGGGGATTAGGGATGCCAGGGGTTGCTTTGATCTAGCTTTTTTCAATAACGCAAGGGTGGCTACAAAATTTCCCCAGGTTGCCAGGAACTATTTTAGGGAAAAGGGGATTCAAGTTGAAGTTTTAAAGCTCCATGGTAATATAGAGCTTGCTCCCACAGTAGGCCTTGCCGATCTCATTGTTGATATTGTGTCAACAGGCAGAACCTTAAAGGAAAATAACCTTATAGCTGTAGAAGAGATGTTTGAGGCCACAGCAAGGCTAATAGCCAACAGGGTTAGCTATAGAATAAAAAATGCTATAATTCAGGATCTAGCTGCAAAATGCTATGAACAAGTAAACAAAAGGAGCCAGTGA
- the hisZ gene encoding ATP phosphoribosyltransferase regulatory subunit — translation MNIFSNRLQVPEGFKDFLPEEAYKKRYLEEKWIHLFKSWAYREIVSSSFEYYDTLTMNVGVDTLSLLKTVDRGGHILALRPDMTSPIARLVATRMKDQKLPQRLFYLANVFRYESEIQKGRHREFYQAGVEFIGPKGPKADGEIIALAVAALETAGLQGFQIGLGHMEITKGLLKQLNGTDNVERAMRIKQALSRKNYVELAKLLNFKTQSIEENIFKVITTQNSLDQAVTNLKSLVAAPELEKPIKDLEGLASSLKAYGVDQRVFVDFSILRDFDYYTGIVFEGYSERLGFPICGGGRYDKLLGSFGNSNPATGFAIGVERVLEALCREGNLAEEPEIDYLICGSIEHEVIKEAKLLRSKGYVVEVDLMNLTEQEAEAYAIERRIKNIIKLL, via the coding sequence TTGAATATTTTTAGTAATAGACTTCAGGTTCCTGAAGGGTTTAAAGACTTTTTGCCTGAAGAGGCATATAAGAAGAGGTATTTAGAGGAAAAATGGATACATCTATTTAAGAGCTGGGCTTATAGAGAAATTGTCTCCTCAAGCTTTGAGTATTATGACACTTTAACAATGAATGTTGGAGTAGATACTCTTAGTTTATTAAAAACTGTTGACAGAGGAGGACACATTTTAGCTTTAAGGCCCGATATGACATCTCCCATAGCTCGTCTGGTGGCGACAAGAATGAAGGACCAAAAGTTACCCCAGCGGCTTTTTTATTTAGCCAATGTGTTTCGTTATGAAAGTGAGATACAAAAAGGCCGCCATAGGGAATTTTATCAGGCTGGGGTAGAATTTATTGGCCCCAAGGGACCAAAAGCAGATGGTGAAATAATAGCCCTGGCTGTGGCAGCCCTTGAAACAGCAGGTCTGCAGGGTTTTCAGATTGGGCTAGGTCATATGGAAATTACCAAGGGCTTATTAAAGCAGTTAAATGGTACTGATAATGTTGAAAGGGCAATGAGAATAAAACAAGCTCTAAGCCGCAAAAATTATGTGGAGCTTGCAAAGCTTTTAAACTTCAAAACACAATCAATTGAAGAGAACATTTTCAAGGTGATAACTACTCAGAACAGCCTGGACCAGGCTGTAACAAACTTAAAGTCCCTTGTAGCTGCCCCAGAACTTGAAAAACCCATTAAGGATTTAGAAGGTCTTGCTTCATCATTAAAGGCATATGGGGTAGACCAGAGGGTGTTTGTGGATTTTAGTATTTTAAGGGATTTTGACTATTACACAGGCATCGTCTTTGAAGGCTATAGTGAACGCCTGGGTTTTCCAATTTGTGGTGGAGGCCGTTATGACAAGCTCCTGGGCAGCTTCGGTAATTCTAACCCCGCAACTGGATTTGCTATAGGGGTGGAAAGGGTTCTTGAGGCTTTATGCAGAGAGGGCAATCTGGCAGAGGAACCAGAGATAGACTATCTAATTTGTGGAAGCATCGAGCATGAAGTTATTAAGGAAGCAAAACTTCTTCGTTCAAAGGGCTATGTTGTGGAGGTAGACTTGATGAACCTTACGGAACAAGAGGCAGAGGCTTATGCCATTGAAAGAAGAATAAAGAATATCATTAAACTGCTGTAG
- a CDS encoding YerC/YecD family TrpR-related protein, producing MTYNTRLKDKFTDSLFEAILLLENEEECYRFFEDICTVSEIKSMAQRLEVAKMLETDATYLDITEATGASTATISRVKKCLHYGADGYRLILDRLKDKNKSRE from the coding sequence ATGACCTATAATACAAGGTTAAAAGACAAATTTACAGACTCGCTTTTTGAGGCTATCTTGCTGTTAGAGAATGAGGAAGAATGCTACCGATTTTTTGAGGATATATGTACCGTTAGTGAGATAAAATCCATGGCCCAAAGACTCGAAGTAGCAAAAATGCTTGAAACTGATGCTACTTATTTAGATATAACCGAGGCTACTGGTGCCAGTACAGCAACAATTAGCAGGGTAAAGAAATGTCTTCACTATGGTGCAGACGGTTACAGGCTAATTTTGGATAGATTAAAAGACAAGAATAAAAGCAGGGAATAA
- a CDS encoding YgaP-like transmembrane domain, whose product MTIKIKYKKNLAAWDRALRFGIGAFLLVLATVNLGLPVVTNLIIALVGISQIIEGTIGY is encoded by the coding sequence ATGACTATTAAGATTAAGTATAAAAAGAACCTTGCTGCCTGGGACAGGGCACTTAGATTTGGTATAGGAGCATTTCTCCTGGTCCTGGCAACTGTTAATCTTGGTCTGCCTGTGGTTACGAATTTAATAATTGCATTGGTTGGAATTTCTCAAATTATTGAAGGCACCATTGGTTACTGA
- a CDS encoding IS4 family transposase — MQGKDIKKSTFLQLFSPIINEKFLNLLSDMEVDKYLKKLSTVELIELLANSQINQRASLRDISNDFNNDGFCEAFDCESFSPSQISRRLRDLPVEVVAYLFKNITTQLGKELGHDRIRQEMGRLLILDSSTISLCLSLFRWAKFRETKAGIKLHLLLEFCNGVVIPEEAIVTPAKPADKNMMDDMIIYEQGTIYVFDRAYVDYEKFDAYCKEGIYFVSRLKSNAIVEVIEDYPTSGNITKHQLVRLGKDGSTKMEHPLQLIETQDSKGNKIIIITNKLELSVDELSSIYLYRWQIEVFFKWLKQQFCIKHFYGQSPQAVENQILIALITHCLLMLLKLKTGYQGLMLNFKRMLITCLLEAFSTFIRKLHRKPKRTSKGRRKIDHELTYKMTLRQVIAGESDHLDDLTYDPVLL; from the coding sequence ATGCAAGGCAAGGATATCAAAAAATCCACTTTTTTGCAACTGTTTAGTCCTATAATTAATGAAAAATTTTTAAATTTGCTGTCAGACATGGAGGTAGATAAGTATTTAAAAAAGTTATCTACAGTAGAACTTATTGAACTGCTAGCCAATTCTCAGATTAATCAAAGAGCTAGTTTAAGAGATATTAGCAATGATTTTAATAATGATGGATTTTGCGAAGCTTTTGATTGTGAATCCTTTAGTCCTTCACAAATATCTCGTAGATTAAGAGATCTACCAGTAGAGGTAGTAGCTTATTTATTCAAAAATATCACTACGCAACTTGGTAAAGAACTTGGTCATGATAGAATACGTCAAGAAATGGGACGGTTGCTAATACTTGATTCTAGCACCATAAGCTTATGTTTATCCCTGTTTAGATGGGCTAAATTCAGAGAAACTAAAGCAGGGATAAAGCTTCATTTACTACTTGAATTCTGCAATGGTGTGGTTATACCAGAAGAAGCAATAGTTACACCAGCAAAGCCTGCAGATAAAAACATGATGGATGATATGATAATCTATGAACAAGGAACCATCTATGTTTTTGACAGGGCGTATGTTGATTATGAGAAATTTGATGCATACTGTAAAGAGGGTATTTACTTCGTCAGTCGCTTAAAAAGCAATGCAATAGTAGAAGTAATAGAAGATTATCCAACCTCTGGTAACATAACAAAACATCAGCTAGTACGCCTTGGTAAAGATGGCTCTACAAAAATGGAGCATCCCCTACAGCTTATAGAGACACAAGACAGTAAAGGCAATAAGATAATTATCATAACGAATAAGCTAGAACTATCTGTAGATGAGTTAAGTAGTATTTACCTCTATCGCTGGCAAATAGAAGTATTTTTCAAATGGCTCAAACAGCAGTTTTGCATTAAGCACTTTTATGGGCAAAGTCCCCAGGCAGTGGAAAACCAGATACTAATAGCACTAATAACACATTGCTTGCTGATGCTGCTTAAATTAAAAACTGGCTATCAGGGTTTAATGCTAAATTTTAAAAGAATGCTAATCACTTGCTTATTAGAAGCATTTAGTACATTTATTCGCAAGCTTCATCGAAAACCTAAGCGGACCTCGAAGGGGCGACGAAAAATTGACCACGAACTAACTTACAAAATGACTCTAAGGCAGGTTATAGCAGGCGAATCAGATCATTTAGATGATCTTACTTATGACCCAGTACTACTGTAA